One genomic window of Leptospira paudalimensis includes the following:
- the gabT gene encoding 4-aminobutyrate--2-oxoglutarate transaminase, which yields MTGNQKQTNKTLWERRLKNIPRGVTTAYPVFAEKAKNAEIWDIEGKRFIDFGGGIGVQNTGHCHPKVVAAIHKQVDHVLHTAFQIMPYEPYIVLAEKLNAKAPIDGEAKTILFSSGAEALENAVKIARAATGRPGIISFLGGFHGRTMMALALTGKVVPYKKGFGPFSSDVYHIPFPMEYHGVTEDDSIKALNNLFKADIDPSRVAAIAIEPVQGEGGFYIASPSFLKKLRAICDEHGILLIADEVQSGFARTGKLFAIEHSGVKPDLITTAKSLAAGMPLSAVIGKTSIMDSVEPGGLGGTYAGNPVACAAGIAVMDLIEEEGILEKSTQLGSMLVKELNEIKKSNTNIGEIRGLGGMVAFELVENGDANKPSADMAKKLTTKALEHGLVLLSCGVYGNVIRILVPITAEESVVKEGLNIMAKSLKEI from the coding sequence ATGACGGGCAATCAAAAACAAACAAACAAAACTCTATGGGAAAGAAGATTAAAAAACATTCCACGTGGAGTGACTACCGCCTACCCTGTGTTTGCTGAGAAAGCAAAAAATGCAGAAATTTGGGATATTGAAGGAAAACGATTCATTGATTTTGGTGGTGGGATTGGTGTTCAAAACACAGGACATTGCCATCCAAAAGTGGTGGCTGCCATCCACAAACAAGTGGACCATGTGCTCCACACTGCATTTCAAATCATGCCATACGAACCATACATTGTTCTCGCAGAAAAACTAAATGCCAAAGCTCCAATTGATGGAGAAGCCAAAACCATTTTGTTTTCATCTGGTGCCGAAGCATTGGAAAATGCAGTGAAAATTGCAAGAGCTGCCACAGGAAGACCAGGGATCATCAGTTTTTTAGGTGGATTCCATGGTAGAACGATGATGGCTCTTGCCTTAACAGGAAAGGTGGTTCCTTACAAAAAAGGATTCGGACCTTTCTCGAGTGATGTGTACCACATTCCATTTCCGATGGAATACCATGGTGTCACAGAAGACGACTCGATCAAGGCCCTAAACAATTTATTCAAAGCAGACATTGACCCGTCCCGAGTGGCAGCAATCGCCATTGAACCAGTGCAAGGTGAAGGTGGATTCTACATTGCTTCTCCTAGTTTTTTAAAGAAACTAAGGGCCATTTGTGATGAACATGGAATTTTACTCATTGCCGATGAGGTGCAGTCAGGATTTGCAAGGACAGGGAAACTTTTTGCCATCGAACATTCGGGTGTCAAACCAGACCTCATCACAACCGCAAAATCCCTTGCAGCGGGGATGCCACTTTCCGCAGTGATTGGAAAAACATCCATTATGGATTCTGTAGAACCAGGTGGGCTTGGCGGAACCTATGCCGGAAACCCAGTCGCTTGTGCTGCGGGGATTGCAGTGATGGACCTCATCGAAGAAGAAGGGATATTGGAAAAATCAACACAATTAGGATCCATGTTAGTGAAGGAATTAAACGAAATCAAAAAATCCAACACAAACATTGGCGAGATACGTGGATTAGGTGGGATGGTCGCCTTTGAACTCGTTGAAAATGGTGATGCCAATAAACCTTCTGCTGATATGGCAAAAAAATTAACAACAAAAGCCTTAGAACATGGTCTTGTTTTACTTTCTTGTGGTGTGTACGGAAACGTAATCCGAATTTTAGTTCCTATCACAGCAGAAGAATCAGTCGTAAAAGAAGGTCTAAACATCATGGCAAAATCATTAAAGGAAATCTAA
- a CDS encoding NAD-dependent succinate-semialdehyde dehydrogenase, translated as MKYIKDKDLFRQENFIGGVWCPAENKKEILVHNPATGETIGNIPHATEKDTLNAIRSAKDAFVDWRSRPAKERAGILRKWFQLMMDHQEDLALIMTQEQGKPLTEARGEIAYAASYIEWFGEEAKRAYGDLIPSHRKDTRILVLKEPIGVVGTITPWNFPAAMLARKVAPALAAGCTVVSKPSELTPYSALAMAVLAERAGLPKGVWNVLVGDPILIGKTILESKEVRKLSFTGSTKTGIYLMEKSAATLKKLSLELGGNAPFIVFEDADLDEAVKGAMLSKYRNTGQTCVCVNRFLVHSSVAETFSKKLAEKTKELVVANGMEPSASQGPLINEAAVEKVKTHIQDAVNKGAKVLIGGNTHQLGGNFFEPTVLYPVNSSMMVTKEETFGPVSCIQTFQTEEEAIKLANDTDFGLASYFYTKDMARIFRVAEQLEYGMVGINEGIISSEQVPFGGVKFSGMGREGSKYGLDDYTVTKYLCLGGIK; from the coding sequence ATGAAATACATCAAAGATAAAGACCTTTTTCGCCAGGAAAATTTCATCGGTGGGGTTTGGTGCCCCGCTGAAAATAAAAAAGAAATTTTAGTACATAACCCTGCCACAGGGGAAACCATCGGGAACATCCCGCATGCAACAGAAAAGGACACGCTCAACGCAATCCGTTCAGCCAAAGATGCGTTTGTGGATTGGAGATCGAGACCTGCCAAAGAACGTGCGGGAATCCTTCGCAAATGGTTCCAACTCATGATGGACCACCAAGAAGACTTGGCACTGATTATGACACAAGAACAAGGAAAACCTTTAACGGAAGCTAGGGGAGAAATTGCCTATGCAGCTTCTTATATTGAATGGTTCGGTGAAGAAGCAAAACGTGCTTATGGAGATTTAATCCCATCTCACAGAAAAGATACTAGGATTCTTGTACTCAAAGAACCCATTGGAGTTGTTGGAACTATCACTCCTTGGAATTTTCCTGCAGCAATGCTTGCAAGAAAAGTGGCTCCTGCGCTTGCAGCAGGATGCACCGTGGTATCCAAACCTTCCGAACTCACTCCTTATTCAGCTCTTGCAATGGCAGTTCTTGCAGAACGAGCAGGACTCCCAAAAGGTGTTTGGAATGTGTTAGTTGGAGATCCAATCCTCATCGGCAAAACGATTTTAGAAAGTAAAGAGGTTCGCAAACTTAGTTTTACTGGATCCACAAAAACAGGAATTTACCTGATGGAAAAATCGGCAGCTACATTAAAAAAACTCTCACTTGAGTTAGGTGGGAATGCTCCTTTTATCGTATTTGAAGATGCAGATTTAGACGAAGCAGTAAAAGGTGCTATGTTATCCAAGTACAGAAACACAGGACAAACTTGTGTTTGTGTGAATCGATTTTTAGTGCATTCATCTGTTGCTGAAACCTTTTCCAAAAAACTTGCTGAAAAAACAAAAGAGTTGGTTGTTGCCAACGGAATGGAACCGAGTGCCAGCCAAGGCCCCCTTATCAATGAAGCCGCAGTGGAAAAAGTGAAAACCCATATCCAAGATGCAGTCAACAAAGGTGCAAAGGTTTTGATCGGTGGGAACACACACCAATTAGGTGGAAACTTTTTTGAACCAACCGTTTTGTATCCTGTGAACTCATCCATGATGGTGACAAAGGAAGAAACCTTTGGCCCAGTATCTTGTATCCAAACCTTCCAAACTGAAGAAGAAGCCATCAAACTCGCAAATGATACCGACTTTGGCCTAGCATCCTATTTTTACACGAAAGACATGGCACGTATTTTTAGAGTCGCCGAACAGTTAGAATATGGAATGGTAGGCATTAACGAAGGGATCATTTCTTCAGAACAAGTCCCTTTTGGGGGAGTCAAATTTTCAGGCATGGGACGAGAAGGCTCCAAATACGGTCTAGATGATTATACAGTAACCAAATATCTCTGCCTCGGAGGAATCAAATGA
- a CDS encoding ABC transporter substrate-binding protein → MKFDSYKRVVFFTAVLSIAFAVTCGKKETKVSEIGQGEGEVSIVAWPGYIERGETDKGYDWVTEFEKNTGCKVNVKTAATSDEMVALMNEGGFDLVTASGDASLRLVAGGKVQEINIDLIPSWKNVDSRLQNAPWHTVDGKHFGVPYQWGPNVLMYNTKVFKKAPTSWNVVFEEQVLPDGKSNKGRVQAFDGPIYIADAALYLKVAKPELGIQDPYELDEKQYTAVIELLKKQRQLVPKYWHDAMVQVDDFKKEGLVASSTWPFQVNLLVSEKQPVSSIVPVEGATGWADSTMLHKDSKHVNCAYKWMEHSLSPKVQGDLASWFGSVPSVPAACKGNALLGDTGCAVNGFNNFEKISFWRTPKEDCSGGRKCVPYKKWAEDYISIIGSK, encoded by the coding sequence ATGAAATTCGATTCATACAAACGAGTGGTTTTTTTTACAGCAGTTCTTTCGATCGCTTTTGCGGTAACCTGCGGTAAAAAAGAAACAAAGGTTTCAGAAATTGGACAAGGCGAGGGAGAAGTTTCCATCGTTGCTTGGCCAGGTTACATTGAACGTGGTGAAACAGACAAAGGATATGACTGGGTCACTGAATTTGAAAAAAATACAGGCTGTAAAGTAAATGTAAAAACTGCCGCTACATCTGATGAGATGGTAGCACTTATGAATGAAGGTGGATTTGACTTGGTAACTGCTTCAGGTGACGCATCACTTCGATTAGTTGCAGGTGGAAAAGTCCAAGAGATTAACATTGATTTGATTCCAAGTTGGAAAAACGTAGACTCTCGTTTACAAAATGCTCCTTGGCATACTGTAGATGGTAAACATTTCGGAGTTCCTTACCAATGGGGACCAAACGTACTTATGTACAACACAAAAGTTTTTAAAAAAGCTCCAACAAGTTGGAATGTTGTATTTGAAGAACAAGTTTTACCAGATGGAAAATCTAACAAAGGTAGAGTACAAGCATTCGATGGTCCAATTTACATCGCTGACGCTGCCCTTTATTTAAAAGTTGCAAAACCAGAACTTGGAATCCAAGATCCTTACGAATTGGATGAAAAACAATACACAGCTGTGATTGAGTTATTAAAAAAACAAAGACAACTCGTTCCAAAATACTGGCATGATGCAATGGTTCAAGTTGACGATTTCAAAAAAGAAGGTTTAGTCGCTTCTTCAACATGGCCATTCCAAGTTAATTTACTTGTGAGTGAAAAACAACCTGTATCATCCATCGTTCCTGTGGAAGGAGCTACTGGTTGGGCAGATAGTACAATGTTACACAAAGATTCTAAACACGTAAACTGTGCTTATAAATGGATGGAACATTCTCTTTCTCCAAAAGTACAAGGTGATTTAGCATCTTGGTTTGGATCTGTTCCTTCCGTTCCTGCTGCTTGTAAAGGGAATGCTTTACTTGGGGACACTGGTTGTGCAGTGAATGGATTCAACAATTTTGAAAAAATCTCTTTTTGGAGAACTCCAAAAGAAGATTGTTCAGGTGGAAGAAAATGTGTGCCTTATAAAAAATGGGCAGAAGATTATATTTCCATTATTGGAAGTAAATAA
- a CDS encoding ABC transporter ATP-binding protein, with amino-acid sequence MDQVYDVEFQNVTRKFDQFIAVDDVSFGIKKGEFFSMLGPSGSGKTTCLRMVAGFQDTSSGRVLLEGVDVTGIPPYKRNVNTVFQDYALFPHMSVAENVGYGLKIKKLPSAEISKRVSEMLAMVRLPDVGNRKPSELSGGQRQRIALARALINRPGVLLLDEPLGALDLKLREEMQLELKAIQKEVGITFIFVTHDQEEALSMSDRIAVFNKGKVEQIATPEELYNRPKTEFVANFVGTSNILSVEETKRLTGHNGKMMIRPERVHVFANAKEDNHSSGYRTFKAILKSQVYSGATSKMHFETPSGSRIIASTQNLKISADHIAVGSEVLVGWKDSDMHLL; translated from the coding sequence ATGGACCAAGTTTACGATGTTGAGTTTCAAAATGTAACCAGGAAATTCGACCAATTCATAGCGGTAGATGATGTCTCCTTTGGGATTAAAAAAGGTGAGTTTTTTTCGATGTTAGGTCCTTCTGGGTCTGGTAAAACTACCTGCCTCCGAATGGTGGCGGGTTTTCAAGATACTAGTTCAGGAAGGGTTCTTTTGGAAGGAGTTGATGTCACGGGCATCCCTCCTTACAAAAGAAATGTCAATACAGTCTTCCAAGATTATGCTTTGTTCCCACATATGTCTGTTGCGGAAAATGTGGGCTATGGTTTAAAAATTAAAAAACTTCCAAGTGCCGAGATTTCAAAACGTGTTTCTGAAATGCTTGCGATGGTTCGCCTTCCCGATGTGGGAAATCGAAAACCATCGGAATTATCGGGAGGTCAAAGGCAAAGGATTGCACTGGCAAGGGCACTCATCAATCGTCCAGGTGTACTGTTGTTAGATGAACCATTGGGTGCACTTGATCTAAAACTGCGGGAAGAAATGCAGTTGGAGCTTAAAGCCATTCAAAAAGAAGTTGGGATCACGTTTATTTTTGTGACCCACGACCAAGAAGAAGCACTTTCGATGTCAGATCGAATCGCTGTCTTTAATAAAGGTAAGGTGGAACAAATTGCAACGCCAGAAGAGTTGTACAATCGCCCAAAAACAGAATTTGTAGCCAACTTTGTGGGAACTTCCAATATTTTATCTGTTGAGGAAACAAAACGACTCACAGGCCATAATGGTAAGATGATGATCCGCCCGGAACGAGTCCATGTTTTTGCAAATGCAAAAGAGGACAACCATTCATCTGGATATAGAACATTCAAAGCAATTTTAAAAAGCCAAGTATACTCAGGTGCAACATCTAAAATGCATTTTGAAACTCCTAGTGGATCTCGGATCATTGCCTCCACACAAAACTTAAAAATTTCTGCAGACCATATCGCAGTTGGTTCAGAAGTTTTAGTGGGTTGGAAAGATTCCGACATGCATTTGTTATAA
- a CDS encoding ABC transporter permease, translating to MTNVMDRFITFLFYRKSLALFLLLSPLLVWLGVVYLGSLFTLLIQSFFSIDSFSGVIKREFTFESYYDLFRQSTNWDIIIRTTTMAFTVTVVSAIIAFPIAYYMAMNAGPKLKPILYLGVMLPLWSSYLVKVYSWKLIMAKEGILTWCLDQLGLLHLLDVILSIPVIGGTSLSFSYIGMFLVFVYIWLPYMILPIQASLERIPKTLLEASSDLGGGPAQTFRKVILPLAFPGVVAGSIFTFSLTLGDYIIPTIIGNSSYFIGMAVYTHQGTAGNIPLAAAFSVVPIVIMMVYLTIAKRLGAFDAL from the coding sequence ATGACGAATGTTATGGATAGATTCATCACGTTTTTATTTTACAGAAAAAGTTTGGCACTTTTTTTATTGTTATCACCTCTGCTTGTTTGGCTTGGTGTAGTTTATTTAGGTTCTTTGTTTACTCTTCTCATCCAAAGTTTTTTCTCTATTGATTCCTTTTCGGGTGTCATCAAACGAGAATTCACATTTGAATCCTATTATGATTTATTCCGGCAGAGTACCAATTGGGATATTATCATTCGTACAACAACGATGGCTTTCACAGTGACAGTTGTGAGTGCGATCATTGCGTTTCCAATTGCTTATTATATGGCAATGAATGCTGGACCCAAACTAAAACCAATTTTGTATTTGGGTGTTATGTTGCCTTTATGGTCTAGTTACCTTGTAAAAGTGTATTCCTGGAAACTCATTATGGCCAAAGAAGGAATCCTTACCTGGTGTTTGGACCAGCTGGGGTTATTACACTTGTTAGATGTTATACTTTCCATCCCTGTCATTGGTGGCACTTCTTTATCTTTTTCCTACATCGGTATGTTTTTGGTATTCGTTTACATATGGTTACCTTACATGATTTTACCCATCCAGGCATCTTTAGAAAGAATTCCAAAAACACTTTTAGAAGCTTCCTCTGATTTGGGAGGAGGGCCCGCACAAACCTTTCGCAAAGTCATTTTACCTTTGGCGTTTCCTGGTGTCGTAGCTGGTTCTATTTTTACATTTTCATTAACACTCGGTGATTACATCATTCCTACAATCATAGGGAATTCGAGTTATTTTATTGGGATGGCTGTGTACACCCACCAAGGAACTGCGGGGAACATTCCACTTGCTGCTGCATTTTCTGTCGTTCCCATCGTGATTATGATGGTGTATTTAACAATCGCTAAACGATTAGGAGCATTTGATGCGCTCTAA
- a CDS encoding ABC transporter permease: MRSKWNLGSIGLKTATIFGFLFIHIPILIIIMYAFSTDEKTFQFPLPGFTTKWFGVAWERNDIWEAIILSSQVAFISTFIAILLGTLASLAVYRSQFFGKEIISFLVILPIALPGIVTGISLRSAMSLFGIPFSTWTIVIAHATFCIVTVYNNVLARLRRSSHSMVEASMDLGANPWQTFRFVILPNIATALLAGGMLSFALSFDEVIVTTFTAGQQSTVPIWMLTEFIRPRQRPVTNVVAVFVILVTTIPILVAYYLTKEDDGRKK, encoded by the coding sequence ATGCGCTCTAAATGGAACTTAGGATCTATTGGATTAAAAACGGCAACTATCTTCGGTTTTTTATTCATCCATATACCCATACTCATCATCATCATGTATGCATTTTCGACAGATGAAAAAACGTTTCAATTCCCTCTACCGGGATTCACTACGAAGTGGTTTGGAGTCGCATGGGAACGAAATGATATCTGGGAAGCGATTATACTCTCTTCCCAAGTTGCATTCATTTCTACATTCATTGCAATCCTATTAGGAACACTGGCAAGCCTTGCCGTGTACCGAAGCCAATTTTTTGGAAAAGAAATCATTTCCTTTCTTGTGATTTTACCCATTGCTCTCCCAGGCATTGTCACAGGGATTTCCCTTCGGTCTGCTATGTCTCTCTTTGGAATTCCGTTTAGCACTTGGACCATTGTCATTGCACATGCTACCTTTTGTATCGTGACTGTTTATAATAATGTTCTGGCAAGATTACGAAGGAGTTCTCATTCCATGGTGGAAGCATCAATGGATTTAGGTGCAAACCCATGGCAAACATTTCGTTTTGTGATACTACCAAATATTGCAACTGCATTACTTGCAGGAGGAATGTTATCCTTTGCTTTGTCATTTGATGAAGTGATTGTAACAACGTTTACAGCTGGTCAACAATCAACCGTGCCTATCTGGATGTTAACAGAGTTTATTCGTCCAAGGCAAAGGCCAGTAACCAATGTGGTAGCTGTTTTTGTGATTTTAGTCACAACCATTCCAATCCTTGTCGCTTATTATCTCACAAAAGAAGATGATGGTCGCAAAAAATAA
- a CDS encoding universal stress protein, producing MEKLIQKLIIPIDGSPSSAKALEFGLALAKASNAICYVVEVIEDFGPLPGYYDAAPPGKDRVKWISEQRFEKIHPILEETTVKWNRVVLEGYPAEEICKLAEKEKVDLIVIGSRGHGILGRFIMGSVSDRVVHYAPCSVTVVR from the coding sequence ATGGAAAAATTAATACAAAAACTGATCATCCCCATTGATGGTTCACCAAGTTCGGCAAAGGCCTTGGAATTTGGATTGGCATTAGCCAAGGCAAGTAATGCAATTTGTTATGTTGTAGAAGTGATAGAGGACTTTGGACCACTCCCTGGGTATTATGATGCAGCTCCTCCTGGAAAGGATCGAGTCAAATGGATCTCGGAACAACGATTTGAAAAAATCCATCCGATCTTAGAGGAGACAACCGTAAAATGGAATCGTGTGGTATTGGAAGGATACCCTGCTGAAGAAATTTGTAAACTAGCGGAAAAAGAAAAAGTCGATTTGATTGTGATTGGAAGTCGTGGCCATGGAATTTTAGGCAGATTCATCATGGGAAGTGTCTCCGATAGAGTTGTACATTATGCACCATGTTCTGTAACTGTCGTTAGGTGA
- a CDS encoding AfsA-related hotdog domain-containing protein — protein sequence MKVPEKEELPTVLALDKRYTRTYFQEDSFVSNIRRALPRMILADLMESDVLPKLNEEEKEFLLFYYIKRTDASGSYYQLKTIPSRIRKESADRILNEANIDDSGREFLSQFYNFDTEIEQYVLNDQVTEADEIKILQLVKRRDYYVGNVEKSMISAIFERFPEIPKRDTFFANLYVPPTHKYYSPPNLKHISGMQIVEAARQLGIACNHMFGKVPFEDVTFLLLYLNSEFLQYAKMNMPIKLRVKAKEVKYSKSGYWNYSKLAITAYQENQEITKIEMAASILPLKVYKRLKSTQEEVYEIDPRFRILDRFKNNISIRENGRNIVSTIENISNSGFMVRCSGIHPGTLSTEQQLEFFMHFDIVGFVHGTCILLWVKEDDNNEDMFFAGFRFEEISDLDRANVKEAINRYGRLIEDREIQ from the coding sequence ATGAAGGTTCCCGAAAAAGAAGAGCTCCCCACTGTTTTAGCTCTCGATAAACGTTACACACGCACTTATTTCCAAGAAGATAGTTTTGTTTCCAATATAAGAAGGGCTCTGCCTCGGATGATTTTGGCAGACCTCATGGAAAGTGATGTTTTACCAAAACTGAACGAAGAAGAAAAGGAATTTCTTTTATTCTATTATATTAAAAGAACTGATGCGTCGGGGAGTTATTATCAATTAAAAACAATTCCTTCTCGGATACGTAAAGAATCAGCAGATCGTATACTAAATGAAGCGAATATAGATGATTCTGGTAGAGAATTCTTAAGCCAATTTTATAATTTTGATACTGAAATCGAACAATATGTACTCAATGACCAAGTGACAGAAGCTGATGAGATTAAAATTTTACAACTTGTCAAACGTAGAGATTATTATGTAGGCAATGTAGAAAAATCGATGATCTCTGCAATCTTTGAAAGATTCCCTGAGATTCCAAAACGGGACACTTTTTTTGCAAATTTGTATGTCCCTCCAACTCATAAATACTATTCTCCTCCCAATTTAAAACACATTTCAGGTATGCAAATTGTGGAAGCGGCAAGGCAATTGGGAATTGCATGTAATCACATGTTTGGGAAAGTCCCTTTTGAAGATGTCACCTTCTTATTGTTATATTTAAATTCTGAATTTTTGCAATATGCAAAAATGAATATGCCCATTAAACTTAGGGTCAAAGCAAAAGAAGTTAAATACAGTAAATCCGGATATTGGAACTACTCAAAACTCGCCATTACTGCCTACCAAGAGAACCAAGAAATTACGAAAATTGAAATGGCCGCGAGTATTTTGCCTTTAAAGGTATACAAACGCTTAAAAAGCACGCAGGAAGAAGTGTATGAAATTGATCCAAGGTTTCGGATTTTGGATCGTTTTAAGAACAATATTTCCATTCGAGAAAATGGAAGGAATATTGTCTCAACAATCGAAAATATATCAAATTCTGGATTTATGGTGCGCTGCTCAGGAATCCATCCGGGAACATTGTCCACTGAGCAACAACTAGAATTTTTTATGCATTTTGATATTGTTGGTTTCGTACACGGAACTTGTATTTTATTATGGGTAAAAGAAGACGATAATAATGAAGATATGTTTTTTGCTGGATTTCGTTTTGAAGAAATATCTGATCTAGACAGGGCAAATGTAAAGGAAGCAATCAATCGGTATGGAAGATTGATAGAAGATAGGGAAATCCAATGA
- a CDS encoding SDR family NAD(P)-dependent oxidoreductase: MKKKKVALVTGGTSGLGRAIVLEYANAGYVVGFCGRRKQEGEDTLALLAKQGGEGIFFKCDVTQSEAVRNFVETIVDKYGQIDVAVNNAGISGVLKTTADYPLDIFDSVMDVNLKGTFLSMQFELKQFIKQTNGGVIINVSSALGLRGKEKAGPYSMSKHGIIGLTKSAALEYGAQGIRVIALCPGGIQTEMDDVFYANVPNPEEVKKERMKSYALGRMATPEEVAKTCVWLSGDGAAFITGAVIPVDGGKTAR, encoded by the coding sequence ATGAAAAAGAAAAAAGTAGCCTTAGTCACTGGTGGAACTTCCGGATTAGGTAGAGCGATTGTGTTAGAATATGCAAACGCTGGTTATGTGGTTGGTTTTTGTGGTCGTAGGAAACAGGAAGGGGAAGATACTCTCGCTTTACTTGCAAAACAAGGCGGTGAAGGTATATTTTTCAAATGTGATGTCACACAATCGGAAGCAGTTCGTAATTTTGTAGAAACCATTGTAGATAAATATGGCCAAATAGATGTAGCAGTTAATAATGCTGGGATTTCAGGAGTCCTTAAAACGACAGCTGATTATCCATTAGATATTTTTGATTCTGTAATGGATGTAAATCTAAAAGGTACTTTTTTATCAATGCAGTTTGAATTAAAGCAATTTATCAAACAAACAAACGGTGGTGTGATCATCAATGTTTCGTCTGCATTAGGTTTACGTGGAAAAGAAAAAGCAGGCCCTTATTCAATGTCAAAACATGGAATCATAGGACTGACTAAATCTGCTGCTTTAGAGTATGGTGCACAAGGGATTCGAGTCATTGCACTTTGTCCGGGAGGAATACAAACTGAAATGGACGATGTATTTTATGCAAATGTACCAAATCCAGAAGAAGTTAAAAAAGAAAGAATGAAATCTTATGCCTTAGGTCGGATGGCAACTCCTGAAGAAGTAGCCAAAACTTGTGTATGGTTGTCTGGTGATGGAGCTGCTTTTATCACTGGTGCTGTCATCCCAGTGGATGGCGGAAAAACGGCTAGATAA